A stretch of the Hyperolius riggenbachi isolate aHypRig1 chromosome 11, aHypRig1.pri, whole genome shotgun sequence genome encodes the following:
- the LOC137538664 gene encoding uncharacterized protein translates to MAVDLYDDETETAAQWEPGGSLRTGAGTELAPEYSTEIRSPVPEYSTGIRSPVPEYSTGMRSPVPEYSTGMRSPVPEYSTGIRSPVLEYSTGIRSPVLEYSTGIRSPVPEYSTRIRSPVPEYSTAIRSPVPEYSTGMRSPVPEYSTGMRSPVPEYRTGIRSPVPEYSTGIRSPVPEYSTGIRSPVPEYSTGMRSPVPQYSTRIRSPVPEYSTGIRSPVPEYSTGIRSPLPEYSTGIRSPVPEYSTGIRSPVPEYSTGIRSPVPEYSTGIRSPVPEYSTGIRSPVPEYSTGIRSPVPEYSTGIRSPVLEYSTGIRSPVLEYSTGIRSPVPEYSTGIRSPVLEYSTGIRSPVPEYSTGIRSPVPEYSTGIRSPVPEYSTGIRSPVPEYSTGMRSPVLEYSTGMRSPVPEYSTGMRSPVLEYSTGMRSPVPEYSTGIRSPVLEYSTGIRSPVPEYRTGIRSPVPEYSTGIRSPVLEYSTGIRSPVLEYSTGMRSPVPEYSTGMRSPVLEYSTGIRSPVLEYSTGIRSPVLEYSTGIRSPVLEYSTGIRSPVPEYSTGIRSPVPEYSTGIRSPVPEYSTGIRSPVPEYRTGIRSPVPEYSTGIRSPVLEYSTGIRSPVIEYSTGMRSPVPEYSTGMRSPVLEYSTGIRSPVLEYSTGIRSPVLEYSTGIRSPVLEYSTGIRSPVPEYSTGIRSPVLEYSTGMRSPVPEYSTGIRSPVLEYSTGIRSPVPEYSTGIRSPVLEYSTGIRSPVPEYSTEIRSPVLEYSTGIRSPVLEYSTGIRSPVPEYSTGIRSPVPEYSTGIRSPVPEYSTGIMSPVPEYSTGIRSPVPEYSTGIRSPVPEYSTGIRSPVLQYSTGIRSPVPEYSTGIRSPVQQYSTGIRSPVPEYSTGIRSPVLQYSTGIRSPVLQYKPSGDSNK, encoded by the exons ATGGCTGTTGACTTGTACGATGATGAAACCGAAACTGCGGCGCAGTGGGAAcctggaggatcgttgaggaccggcgcaggcacagaacttgccccag AATACAGCACTGAGATAAGGTCTCCTGTCCCAGAATACAGCACTGGGATAAGGTCTCCTGTCCCAGAATACAGCACTGGGATGAGGTCTCCTGTCCCAGAATACAGCACTGGGATGAGGTCTCCTGTCCCAGAATACAGCACTGGGATAAGGTCTCCTGTCCTAGAATACAGCACTGGGATAAGGTCTCCTGTCCTAGAATACAGCACTGGGATAAGGTCTCCTGTCCCAGAATACAGCACTAGGATAAGGTCTCCTGTCCCAGAATACAGCACTGCGATAAGGTCTCCTGTCCCAGAATACAGCACTGGGATGAGGTCTCCTGTCCCAGAATACAGCACTGGGATGAGGTCTCCTGTCCCAGAATACAGAACTGGGATAAGGTCTCCTGTCCCAGAATACAGCACTGGGATAAGGTCTCCTGTCCCAGAATACAGCACTGGGATAAGGTCTCCTGTCCCAGAATACAGCACTGGGATGAGGTCTCCTGTCCCACAATACAGCACTAGGATAAGGTCTCCTGTCCCAGAATACAGCACTGGGATAAGGTCTCCTGTCCCAGAATACAGCACTGGGATAAGGTCTCCTCTCCCAGAATACAGCACTGGGATAAGGTCTCCTGTCCCAGAATACAGCACTGGGATAAGGTCTCCTGTCCCAGAATACAGCACTGGGATAAGGTCTCCTGTCCCAGAATACAGCACTGGGATAAGGTCTCCTGTCCCAGAATACAGCACTGGGATAAGGTCTCCTGTCCCAGAATACAGCACTGGGATAAGGTCTCCTGTCCCAGAATACAGCACTGGGATAAGGTCTCCTGTCCTAGAATACAGCACTGGCATAAGGTCTCCTGTCCTAGAATACAGCACTGGGATAAGGTCTCCTGTCCCAGAATACAGCACTGGGATAAGGTCTCCTGTCCTAGAATACAGCACTGGGATAAGGTCTCCTGTCCCAGAATACAGCACTGGGATAAGGTCTCCTGTCCCAGAATACAGCACTGGGATAAGGTCTCCTGTCCCAGAATACAGCACTGGGATAAGGTCTCCTGTCCCAGAATACAGCACTGGGATGAGGTCTCCTGTCCTAGAATACAGCACTGGGATGAGGTCTCCTGTCCCAGAATACAGCACTGGGATGAGGTCTCCTGTCCTAGAATACAGCACTGGGATGAGGTCTCCTGTCCCAGAATACAGCACTGGGATAAGGTCTCCTGTCCTAGAATACAGCACTGGGATAAGGTCTCCTGTCCCAGAATACAGAACTGGGATAAGGTCTCCTGTCCCAGAATACAGCACTGGGATAAGGTCTCCTGTCCTAGAATACAGCACTGGGATAAGGTCTCCTGTCCTAGAATACAGCACTGGGATGAGGTCTCCTGTCCCAGAATACAGCACTGGGATGAGGTCTCCTGTCCTAGAATACAGCACTGGGATAAGGTCTCCTGTCCTAGAATACAGCACTGGGATAAGGTCTCCTGTCCTAGAATACAGCACTGGAATAAGGTCTCCTGTCCTAGAATACAGCACTGGGATAAGGTCTCCTGTCCCAGAATACAGCACTGGGATAAGATCTCCTGTCCCAGAATACAGCACTGGGATAAGGTCTCCTGTCCCAGAATACAGCACTGGGATAAGGTCTCCTGTCCCAGAATACAGAACTGGGATAAGGTCTCCTGTCCCAGAATACAGCACTGGGATAAGGTCTCCTGTCCTAGAATACAGCACTGGGATAAGGTCTCCTGTCATAGAATACAGCACTGGGATGAGGTCTCCTGTCCCAGAATACAGCACTGGGATGAGGTCTCCTGTCCTAGAATACAGCACTGGGATAAGGTCTCCTGTCCTAGAATACAGCACTGGGATAAGGTCTCCTGTCCTAGAATACAGCACTGGAATAAGGTCTCCTGTCCTAGAATACAGCACTGGGATAAGGTCTCCTGTCCCAGAATACAGCACTGGGATAAGGTCTCCTGTCCTAGAATACAGCACTGGGATGAGGTCTCCTGTCCCAGAATACAGCACTGGGATAAGGTCTCCTGTCCTAGAATACAGCACTGGGATAAGGTCTCCTGTCCCAGAATACAGCACTGGGATAAGGTCTCCTGTCCTAGAATACAGCACTGGGATAAGGTCTCCTGTCCCAGAATACAGCACTGAGATAAGGTCTCCTGTCCTAGAATACAGCACTGGGATAAGGTCTCCTGTCCTAGAATACAGCACTGGGATAAGGTCTCCTGTCCCAGAATACAGCACTGGGATAAGGTCTCCTGTCCCAGAATACAGCACTGGGATAAGGTCTCCTGTCCCAGAATACAGCACTGGGATAATGTCTCCTGTCCCAGAATACAGCACTGGGATAAGGTCTCCTGTCCCAGAATACAGCACTGGGATAAGGTCTCCTGTCCCAGAATACAGCACTGGAATAAGGTCTCCTGTCCTACAATACAGCACTGGGATAAGGTCTCCTGTCCCAGAATACAGCACTGGAATAAGGTCTCCTGTCCAACAATACAGCACTGGGATAAGGTCTCCTGTCCCAGAATACAGCACTGGGATAAGGTCTCCTGTCCTACAATACAGCACTGGAATAAGGTCTCCTGTCCTACAATACAAGCCTTCTGGTGACAGCAACAAGTGA